From the genome of Pseudomonas helvetica:
GATCTGGCGGGGCACCAGATGGTCGAGTATTTCTCCAGCACCACCGGCAGGCGTTTCGGCCTGGAATTTGACATAGACGGACACGTGCACCCGGTGAACCTGCCCAAACAGGTGGCGGTCAACAGCGCAGATGGTTATCTGGCCTCTTGTGAAGCGGGTTATGGCCTGGTCCAGACGCCGTACTATCACGTTGCACGGCAGTTGCGCGAGGGAACGTTGTGCGAGGTGTTAGAGCATCTGCCGCCGCCAGGGTTACCCCTGACGGCGCTCTATCCTCCGCACCGCCAGTTGTCTCTGCGGGTGCGGGTGTTTGTCGACTGGCTGGTGCAGCTTTGCGCTCAGCCGGGCAACGGGCTGCTGCGCGGATACTCAGGTAACTGACGGTGAGGCGACTCTGGCTGCCGGTGGAGTAAGGTGTCGTGCAGTTGCTGCATGTGCGGACAGTAGAAACTCACAGGCCGCAGTTTTGCACCACGATGAAACAATGCATACCAGCCAGATGCCGCGGGCGCAGGCATCAACCCGGTAAATACGAAATCGATGGCGCAGAGGCGACGCATGTTCTGTGGAGAATGCTGCGACAGATCAAGCTTGATCGAGATCATCCAGTGCGCGGGTAGCTGCTGGAGCTGCAACTGCACGCTCTTGTCCAACTGATAAAGCACGACTTCCACTCGCTCATGGTGCTGGCTGATCTGCATTGGCAAAGAGTGTTGTGATGGCGTGTCGTTTCGGGTGCCGAATGACGCAGACAGTTGCCTCATGAAGGTTGCACAGGCCGCCGGCCATTCCAGTTGCGGTAACGGACGTGCATGCCCTTTGACCATTTGATAGCCAATGACAACACTTTCCTCATGGGACTCACCAAAGGGCGAGGGAACATAGTCGGGAAGCAGCCCGATGTTTTTGAAACCGAGTTTTTGCGCCATTTGCTGAGTGTAGAGATGATGGGTGACCTGCTTGATCGAGACGCTCTTGAGGCCGAGTCGGCTCGCCCGCCGCAACAGTTCACGACCCAGCCGGGTGGCGATGTTTTTGCCCCGGGCTTGCGGGTGTACGAGGCACAAGGCGAATTCAGCGTGATCCAGGCTATGTGCATCCCTGCACAATGCCGCGTGGCCAACGATGCATTCATCGATCAACGCCAGCATTGAGTGCCATCGGTTGTCGGCGTTGTGCTGGCCAATCATCGACGGCAAATAGACATCAGGCTGTACATAATTTTCCCCATACACCTGGCGAAACAACGCACTGACAGCGGTTGAGTCCGCTTGCCTGAAACGTCGAAACCTGAATGTACTCATGGAGCAGGCTCCCGCTGAGGGGCGCTATACACGCGCAGGTCAACGATCCGGCGCTGCTTTCCCGAGCGTGGATGCAGCAGTAATGCGCCGGTCGTGCAGGGGCTGAAGACACATTCAAGCTGACCACTGCCGATCATTTGGCTGATGTCCGGGTACTGACCCAGCAGTGCTGCGTGAATGGCCGGGATTGAAGCGTTTATTGACGTCGAGTCGTGCGCGGGCACCCACCTCAGGGTCATTCGATCCTTGACCCCAACACTTTCGATCACCAACTG
Proteins encoded in this window:
- a CDS encoding GNAT family N-acetyltransferase — protein: MSTFRFRRFRQADSTAVSALFRQVYGENYVQPDVYLPSMIGQHNADNRWHSMLALIDECIVGHAALCRDAHSLDHAEFALCLVHPQARGKNIATRLGRELLRRASRLGLKSVSIKQVTHHLYTQQMAQKLGFKNIGLLPDYVPSPFGESHEESVVIGYQMVKGHARPLPQLEWPAACATFMRQLSASFGTRNDTPSQHSLPMQISQHHERVEVVLYQLDKSVQLQLQQLPAHWMISIKLDLSQHSPQNMRRLCAIDFVFTGLMPAPAASGWYALFHRGAKLRPVSFYCPHMQQLHDTLLHRQPESPHRQLPEYPRSSPLPG